In Methanophagales archaeon, the following are encoded in one genomic region:
- the cobT gene encoding nicotinate-nucleotide--dimethylbenzimidazole phosphoribosyltransferase codes for MGKIKETIEEIKALDEAAMQSARARQSTLTKPLRSLGVLEDLSVKVAGITRNHMPEIKEKVIITMAGDHGVADEGVSIFPKEVTSQMVYNFLRGGAAINVLARHIGARVVVVDMGVAADIELKPVEHRSYDFINRKIAYGTANMTKGPSMSYEDAERSIEAGIEVLEHEIEKGVGIVGVGDMGIGNTTPSSAIVAFITGAPVEKVTGRGTGLDDGGLESKIKTIKKAIELNKPDRGDAIDILAKIGGFEIGGMAGVMLAAASHRIPVVVDGFISGAAALIAYELSPKIRDYLIASHLSVEAGHRDILDHLGINPLFDLNMRLGEGTGAALGINLVEASCKILREMATFEEAGVSEKE; via the coding sequence ATGGGCAAAATTAAAGAGACGATAGAAGAGATAAAGGCGTTAGACGAAGCTGCAATGCAATCAGCAAGGGCACGGCAGAGTACACTTACAAAACCTCTGCGCAGTCTCGGCGTTCTGGAAGACCTTTCGGTGAAAGTTGCAGGCATTACCAGAAACCACATGCCTGAGATAAAGGAGAAAGTGATAATAACGATGGCAGGCGACCACGGCGTTGCAGACGAAGGCGTGAGTATTTTTCCAAAGGAAGTAACATCGCAGATGGTTTATAATTTCTTAAGAGGAGGTGCGGCGATAAACGTGCTTGCAAGGCATATCGGTGCGAGAGTGGTTGTCGTGGATATGGGCGTGGCGGCGGATATTGAGCTGAAGCCGGTAGAACATCGGAGTTACGATTTTATTAACAGAAAAATCGCTTATGGCACCGCGAATATGACAAAAGGACCCTCAATGAGCTATGAAGATGCCGAGCGTTCTATTGAAGCGGGAATAGAAGTTCTGGAGCACGAGATAGAGAAAGGCGTGGGCATCGTAGGTGTGGGAGATATGGGGATAGGAAACACGACACCGAGCAGTGCCATAGTCGCGTTCATTACCGGCGCGCCGGTCGAGAAGGTAACAGGACGGGGCACGGGTCTGGATGACGGAGGGCTCGAATCGAAGATAAAAACGATAAAAAAGGCTATTGAACTTAATAAGCCAGACAGAGGAGACGCAATTGACATATTAGCGAAGATAGGAGGATTCGAGATAGGAGGAATGGCGGGTGTGATGCTCGCTGCCGCATCGCATCGAATTCCTGTTGTCGTGGACGGGTTCATCTCAGGCGCAGCAGCACTTATCGCATACGAACTCAGCCCGAAGATTCGGGATTATCTCATTGCCTCGCATCTCTCTGTGGAAGCCGGTCATCGGGATATTTTAGATCACCTTGGAATCAATCCATTGTTCGATCTGAATATGCGGCTTGGAGAAGGCACGGGTGCCGCACTTGGAATAAACCTCGTGGAGGCATCTTGTAAGATACTGCGGGAGATGGCTACGTTTGAAGAAGCAGGTGTCTCAGAGAAGGAATGA